A DNA window from Actinomadura coerulea contains the following coding sequences:
- a CDS encoding pyridoxal phosphate-dependent decarboxylase family protein, producing the protein MSDPLGERDIAGAPLAVVARAAEPYLASLRDRPVHDRAQDPLLDELDGPLPDTGDGAVAAVERLVRIGTRAATHSSGPRFFHFVVGGSTPAAMAGDWAASLLDQAAGLWLTSPLAARAETVVLRWLKELFGLPAGFGGVLTPSATFAHVAGLAAARHWWAAGHGVDVASRGLAGLPEMPVFTSGLVHVSTRKALQILGCGRDTLRTFARDDAGRVDLEAMDAALAAAGGPAVIVANLGEVNTGDSDPVAEMAELAERHGAWLHVDGAFGLFAALSPRTAHLARGVERADSVTADGHKWLNVPYESGFSFVRDPASLSRAFGAWGAAYLPDADEERVNYNMLGPESSRRARALPIWATLRAYGRDGYREMVERHLDVAAHLGGLVEAAPDLELLAPVRLCVACFRYRPDGVPEEDLDELNARLGAALLADGRVYAGTSTYRGMTVFRPAPLNWRTTRADVERLVDVLRELGARLTG; encoded by the coding sequence ATGAGCGATCCGCTTGGGGAACGTGACATCGCCGGTGCCCCGCTCGCGGTGGTGGCGCGGGCGGCGGAGCCGTATCTGGCGAGCCTGCGGGACCGTCCCGTCCACGACCGGGCGCAGGACCCGCTCCTGGACGAGCTGGACGGGCCGCTTCCGGACACGGGGGACGGCGCGGTGGCGGCGGTCGAGCGGCTGGTGCGGATCGGCACCCGGGCGGCGACGCACTCGTCCGGGCCGCGGTTCTTCCACTTCGTGGTGGGCGGGTCGACGCCCGCGGCGATGGCGGGCGACTGGGCGGCGTCGCTGCTCGACCAGGCGGCCGGGCTGTGGCTGACGTCGCCGCTGGCGGCGCGGGCGGAGACGGTGGTCCTGCGGTGGCTGAAGGAGCTGTTCGGCCTGCCCGCGGGTTTCGGCGGCGTGCTGACGCCCAGCGCCACGTTCGCGCACGTGGCGGGCCTCGCGGCGGCGCGGCACTGGTGGGCGGCCGGGCACGGGGTGGACGTCGCGTCGCGGGGCCTGGCGGGGCTGCCGGAGATGCCGGTGTTCACCAGCGGGCTCGTGCACGTCAGCACCCGCAAGGCGCTGCAGATCCTCGGCTGCGGCCGCGACACCCTGCGGACGTTCGCCCGCGACGACGCCGGGCGGGTCGATCTGGAGGCGATGGACGCCGCGCTGGCCGCGGCGGGCGGGCCGGCGGTGATCGTGGCGAACCTCGGCGAGGTGAACACGGGCGACAGCGACCCGGTCGCCGAGATGGCGGAGCTCGCGGAGCGGCACGGGGCCTGGCTGCACGTGGACGGCGCGTTCGGGCTGTTCGCGGCCCTCAGCCCGCGGACGGCCCATCTCGCGCGGGGCGTCGAGCGGGCGGACTCGGTGACGGCGGACGGCCACAAGTGGCTGAACGTGCCGTACGAGAGCGGGTTCTCCTTCGTGCGCGATCCGGCGTCGCTGAGCCGGGCGTTCGGGGCGTGGGGTGCCGCGTACCTGCCGGACGCCGACGAGGAGCGGGTCAACTACAACATGCTCGGCCCGGAGTCGTCGCGCCGGGCGCGGGCGCTGCCGATCTGGGCGACGCTGCGGGCGTACGGGCGGGACGGGTACCGGGAGATGGTGGAGCGCCACCTCGACGTGGCGGCCCATCTGGGCGGGCTCGTCGAGGCGGCGCCCGACCTGGAGTTGCTCGCTCCGGTGCGGCTCTGCGTCGCGTGCTTCCGGTACCGCCCGGACGGCGTCCCGGAGGAGGACCTGGACGAGCTGAACGCGCGCCTGGGCGCGGCGCTGCTGGCGGACGGCCGCGTCTACGCGGGCACCAGCACCTACCGTGGCATGACGGTGTTCCGTCCGGCGCCGCTCAACTGGCGGACGACGAGGGCCGACGTGGAGCGGCTGGTGGACGTGCTGCGCGAGCTCGGCGCCCGCCTGACCGGTTGA
- a CDS encoding helix-turn-helix transcriptional regulator — MNPTGYREYRTPGLACSWTAALPPGAEPYVQRVLPDGCVDVIWAGGGIVVAGPDTGPMPAVMRPGEEIAAVRFAPGAAPPVLGVPADALRDGRVPLRELWGGEADRLAEAVAAADDRRAALVAALRARMGPADPLVAAMAGGLAEGSVRDVADALGMGERQLRRRSVAAFGYGPKTLQRVLRFQRALGLARAGGPLAEVAYAAGYADQAHFAHEVRALAGEPVRNLL; from the coding sequence GTGAATCCGACGGGCTACCGCGAGTACCGGACGCCGGGGCTGGCCTGCTCTTGGACGGCGGCGCTGCCGCCTGGCGCCGAGCCGTACGTGCAGCGCGTGCTTCCGGACGGCTGCGTGGACGTCATCTGGGCGGGCGGCGGGATCGTGGTGGCGGGTCCGGACACGGGTCCGATGCCGGCGGTCATGCGGCCGGGCGAGGAGATCGCGGCGGTGCGGTTCGCTCCGGGGGCGGCGCCGCCGGTGCTGGGCGTCCCGGCGGACGCGCTGCGGGACGGGCGGGTGCCGTTGCGGGAGCTGTGGGGCGGGGAGGCCGACCGGCTGGCGGAGGCCGTGGCGGCGGCGGACGACCGCCGCGCGGCGCTGGTGGCGGCCTTGCGGGCGCGGATGGGTCCCGCGGATCCGCTCGTCGCGGCGATGGCGGGGGGTCTGGCGGAGGGCTCGGTCCGTGATGTGGCGGACGCGCTCGGGATGGGTGAGAGGCAGTTGCGGCGCCGGTCGGTGGCGGCGTTCGGGTACGGGCCGAAGACGCTGCAGCGGGTGCTGCGGTTCCAGCGGGCGCTGGGCCTGGCGCGGGCGGGCGGGCCGCTGGCGGAGGTCGCGTATGCGGCGGGGTACGCCGACCAGGCCCATTTCGCGCATGAGGTGAGGGCGCTGGCGGGTGAGCCCGTCCGGAACCTGCTGTGA
- a CDS encoding type 1 glutamine amidotransferase domain-containing protein — MPNNDLQGKTIAFLCAPEGTEQVELTEPWKAVEQAGATPRLVSTQSGRLQAFNHLDKGDTFPVDTTVDASDHTEFDGLVLPGGVANPDFLRTEPAAVAFARAFFDAGKPVAVICHGPWTLIEADVVRGRTVTSWPSLQTDLRNAGATWVDEEVKICEDGPNVLVSSRKPDDLKAFCQAAVEAFKR, encoded by the coding sequence ATGCCGAACAACGATCTTCAGGGCAAGACCATCGCGTTCCTGTGCGCCCCGGAGGGCACCGAGCAGGTCGAACTGACCGAGCCGTGGAAGGCCGTGGAGCAGGCCGGCGCCACCCCGCGCCTGGTCTCCACGCAGTCCGGCCGGCTCCAGGCGTTCAACCACCTGGACAAGGGCGACACCTTCCCCGTCGACACCACCGTCGACGCCTCCGACCACACCGAGTTCGACGGCCTCGTCCTGCCGGGCGGCGTCGCCAACCCCGACTTCCTGCGCACCGAGCCCGCCGCCGTCGCGTTCGCCCGCGCGTTCTTCGACGCGGGCAAGCCCGTCGCCGTCATCTGCCACGGCCCGTGGACCCTCATCGAGGCCGACGTCGTCCGGGGGCGGACCGTGACGTCCTGGCCGAGCCTGCAGACCGACCTGCGCAACGCGGGGGCCACCTGGGTGGACGAGGAGGTCAAGATCTGCGAGGACGGCCCCAACGTCCTGGTCAGCAGCCGCAAGCCCGACGACCTCAAGGCGTTCTGCCAGGCCGCCGTGGAGGCGTTCAAACGGTGA